From the Rhodoferax mekongensis genome, one window contains:
- a CDS encoding NAD(P)/FAD-dependent oxidoreductase: MKVEMKIAIVGAGVVGITTAHELAEAGHAVTVFEKNGAASESSSFANGGMHCNSFTLPLSTSMFSGHRLRRFWQSSRQMSYSRWARPVNFRWLWSQCSEAEIDKVSAIQSFGQKMAFWGMEITDALISHHQWEVEQSQGQLILLSNESELNRHVARLQSLKDAGQSYRLLEREELEAHEPALHGADSVFKAIYLPGDRVMNCRQFSLLVKHAAQRNGVDFQFDTEVAALVSQGKPQVRLKNGDIQSFDHVVLCTESLPPEEILKTNFHASTARIDSYALSAAIREPLNAPRSALQDCKSGITIARIGKRLRVCGGAELNKTATKEHDKRLVNKLFRTLDQYFPGAANYPAGTQIWRGSRTFTHDGLPLIGNAGLPGVWLNLAHGANGWTLATASARLLSEQISGQSTSLPSELLSPHRFNR, from the coding sequence TTGAAAGTTGAAATGAAAATAGCCATTGTGGGCGCGGGAGTCGTCGGAATAACGACTGCCCATGAATTGGCCGAAGCCGGCCATGCTGTCACCGTATTTGAGAAAAACGGTGCAGCCAGTGAATCCTCGAGTTTTGCAAATGGCGGCATGCACTGCAACAGCTTTACCTTGCCTTTATCGACTTCCATGTTTTCAGGGCACAGGTTACGCCGCTTTTGGCAGAGCAGCCGACAAATGTCGTATTCGCGCTGGGCCAGGCCGGTCAACTTTCGCTGGCTGTGGTCACAGTGTTCAGAAGCAGAAATCGATAAGGTGAGCGCCATTCAGTCGTTCGGGCAAAAAATGGCTTTTTGGGGGATGGAGATTACAGATGCACTGATCTCGCATCACCAATGGGAAGTTGAACAGAGTCAAGGGCAGCTCATATTGCTAAGCAATGAATCAGAACTGAACAGGCATGTTGCAAGACTCCAGTCACTGAAGGACGCGGGACAAAGTTATCGATTATTGGAACGGGAGGAGTTAGAAGCCCATGAACCGGCCCTGCATGGGGCGGATAGTGTGTTCAAGGCGATCTACTTGCCGGGCGACCGCGTCATGAACTGCCGCCAATTCTCGCTGCTGGTCAAACATGCAGCACAACGCAACGGAGTGGATTTTCAATTTGACACTGAAGTCGCAGCGCTGGTATCTCAGGGCAAGCCGCAAGTTCGACTCAAGAACGGTGACATCCAGTCTTTTGATCATGTTGTGCTCTGTACAGAATCCCTTCCACCGGAAGAGATTTTGAAAACCAACTTCCACGCCTCTACCGCACGGATCGACAGCTATGCACTCAGTGCTGCCATCCGCGAGCCGCTAAATGCCCCGCGAAGTGCCCTGCAGGATTGCAAGTCCGGTATCACTATCGCCCGCATTGGCAAGAGATTGCGGGTTTGCGGCGGGGCCGAACTAAACAAAACGGCGACGAAGGAGCACGACAAGCGCCTTGTCAACAAGCTATTCCGCACACTGGATCAATACTTTCCCGGCGCCGCCAATTACCCGGCTGGAACACAAATATGGCGAGGCAGTCGCACTTTTACCCATGACGGCCTTCCGTTGATCGGAAATGCCGGACTTCCAGGTGTTTGGCTCAACTTGGCCCATGGAGCCAATGGCTGGACACTGGCGACCGCCAGCGCGCGGTTACTATCCGAACAAATCTCAGGCCAATCCACCAGTTTGCCAAGCGAACTTCTGAGTCCGCATCGCTTCAACCGATAG
- the rpsB gene encoding 30S ribosomal protein S2, giving the protein MAVTMREMLEAGVHFGHQTRFWNPKMAPFIFGHRNKIHIINLEKSLPMFQEAAKFVRQLSAKRGTILMVGTKRQAREIVAAEAQRAGVPFVDQRWLGGMLTNFKTVKTSIKRLKDMKVQQEAGLDSMSKKEQLMFARELEKLEKDIGGIQDMNTLPDAIFVIDVGYHKIAIAEARKLGIPLIGVVDSNHSPEGIDYVIPGNDDSSKAVTLYARGIADAILEGRANAVDDVVKAVAAEGDDEFVEVSEASA; this is encoded by the coding sequence ATGGCAGTAACAATGCGCGAAATGCTGGAAGCCGGTGTCCACTTTGGTCACCAAACCCGCTTCTGGAACCCCAAGATGGCCCCGTTCATCTTCGGTCACCGTAACAAAATCCACATCATCAACCTGGAAAAATCGCTTCCGATGTTCCAGGAGGCGGCCAAGTTTGTGCGCCAACTGTCTGCAAAGCGCGGCACCATTTTGATGGTGGGTACCAAGCGCCAAGCACGCGAAATCGTGGCGGCAGAAGCCCAGCGCGCCGGTGTTCCTTTTGTCGATCAGCGTTGGTTGGGCGGTATGTTGACGAACTTCAAGACCGTCAAGACTTCCATCAAGCGTCTGAAAGACATGAAAGTTCAGCAGGAAGCTGGTTTGGACAGCATGAGCAAGAAAGAGCAACTGATGTTCGCTCGCGAGCTCGAAAAGCTGGAAAAAGACATTGGCGGTATTCAAGACATGAACACGCTGCCTGATGCTATTTTTGTGATCGACGTGGGTTACCACAAGATTGCCATTGCGGAAGCACGCAAGCTTGGCATTCCTTTGATCGGCGTGGTGGACTCTAACCACTCTCCCGAAGGGATTGACTATGTGATTCCTGGTAACGACGACTCTTCCAAGGCAGTGACTTTGTACGCTCGTGGAATTGCTGACGCGATCCTCGAAGGCCGTGCTAACGCTGTGGATGATGTTGTCAAGGCGGTTGCCGCCGAAGGTGATGACGAATTCGTTGAAGTGAGCGAAGCTTCCGCTTAA